The genomic stretch TGCCCGAAGCTGTACGTGTTCTGACCTTAGGAATTCAAACCCGACACAgtcgaagtatccgattgcaTGTGCACCTGAATATTCTAGAAACTTGTTATCAGCGCAGCATTTTTATTTAACGCTTTTTACTTGTGAAATAATTTGCTTCCTCATGTGAATGTCAACGTCATTTACAATTCGAGGATCTTTTCTTTGTAGCTAAGGCTCTTTGGCTTATTCGCTTTTCGCTGAACGAAATCCCATCGTCAGGCTTCGATAGCTCTTTCACACTCCTGTCCATGGCATCTTCTCCATATCAAGTAATATCGGCAACAAATGTGCACAATTCGTCCAAATATAAAACAATGATCTGCGCTCAATTATGTCAATGTCCTTTTAACAATTCCAAGTCCGTTCCTTGGAGATGATATTGTCAGTGTTCTTTAGAATATTTCCATTTATACAAAACCCATCTTCAGCTGGCCACTCTTTTGCGTCGGGAAAAAATCTACGCCTTACTAGTACCCTCTAGAATATGCCAAACATATGCGTAAAAGGCACTTGGAGCAAAAGCAATACTAAGTAAGGGAGGTAAGAGTAGTGtttaatttgactttaatgaataaatcaataagaattgagtgagtgagtgagtgagtgatcgagTGCCGTTCGCTACGTTCGAGTGCCTCCGAAAGCCCATGGCATGACTATGTCATCCATGAGCTAAAAACTAATGGGCCAGGATCAAATGTCGAACtcttcatgtaccgaacctattCCCTTCAATTAACATGAAGGGATCGACGTTTCAATCAATTAAGTCCTACATATCTGAATTGAGTCCGACTAAGgtgacgtctgaatcaaccgtcGAACTTGTATCATTTGGGTCGTTCTAAATAGGTATTTAACCAGGGCTAAAAACGAAGCTCCCAAtgataaatttgtaatttaaatcaaacaataaacttgtattccacaaatcagttaactgtagagcacattcatgtgacttttgagggatggaaaggctaagtgattttagagaaaaataatttgcaaacagtccaagagtgaaccaaGTCTTACATCGAGTTCACAGcctatatgtacacccaaaaaatagcgatcatcttcgatcacatttaagagccataatggctcgtGATCGcggtagattaggcctggaaaaaaaattcttggaaaacaattcagggcaattttttttgcgttcgactaGTTTGCTTTagaaaatcttgctaacaaatctgggggcgtgtaaaccaaccttttatacatcacatctgaggtaaaACTTAcggtactatgaggcgctgtttttatcatacagacctcagacagaatgcagtatttcacaattttgcaatacaaatttcactcattcaatattcaggacgatcgaagcacgagTGGGCTTTTAGCTTAAAATCACCTATTCTGCCGGCCGGTTGTGACCtgtggagtgtttgaatgaatattaatagagttacgcttcaacacaataaagaatttatgtctcttttttatttagtggttttataacgatgtgtaatcttcaaaagtgTTTAAtacgcggcattttgagtactcctgcaaacgatgttcatgaacgactgaaaacaaacggcacagcgattaaaattgcaagacaatcaaaaaacaaatataattcggtgaaacgtATACtcgagacaacaattttcattcacgaagacaagtatttaagtgtctctaaaaatcctgagtcttcaaacttaaagcttaagtttatgttttaagccggcttcccggtgtttgctttttttcagagatgaactccaggcaagaaaatcgctcaaagctttctttcacAGCCAGaactatttgcggtgagaaaatgtctaaaggctttttaaagttctgtaagcttatatcaaacctgatactcggtcagatctgATTGTctaaaatcttacaaacgtgcataaactacgctcgacttcgtTAAATTAgacataaaaaacaaacatcaaatacaataataactcaggcttaccattcaaGATGCAGCTTCTGGAGGCTATCAAGTAGGGtaagaatcgcttcagacttttcaaccctcttatgcaccaagcaaggtgaaaaacgaaaacgatgccatccaaaatcggatttccgactttgacaagtgaaGTATTTCtaaaccaaaaacccaataaacaaactagccatgaaaaacagaagactcttgataacAGCTGAATTTCCttttgtacatccagtagaaaaagacaggtaaaaacatcataagttgacacaaaactttgtcagcttcagctgtcaaagtaaacaagtttcaagatgcagcataaattttccgcatgaactcacctgtcaaactttgaccaatcagagcataaaaattggacgcgtgaccatggtgagaaaagtcaaaagcaactgtcttccctgcctgtaatagcttactgaattttcgcgtccgaggtcagctTGAATAATTGTGCAGCACACAAGcacaacatatttcatgaattgaaaaaaaacctTGAGCCCGCGATCATTTGAAatctagtaacttgtcagcggaaaacttaaaaagatactcgacctcgacGGGAgaacacttgagcccgcgataccgTAAGGTGATACTAGTCAGCGGATACTCTGCTTTGACAGCTGTTagttgatcacaacattgatgtgcaatatgtctgcAATATCAATTTTCCTGTgttcccaaactagctagaaagtgtgagattgaacattggttcccctgtggtgcggacggattTTCGGTCGGGCgcacggtcacgtgattaccaaatttgctcggatgggtagattacaacgtttccttagctatgggctccgtccacgcgcgcgaATCCGCTATTATTTTAATgaagttcggtacatgaaaagttcgacgtttcgTGAACTAAGCCTAAGGTCACAATCTTTAAAAAGAATTGATGTAATAAACTTTAACCGAcctcttttccattttttgtgaTTACTTCTGGTTAATACGTAGtctaaagaaaattttaatgagtGGCTATGTATCTGATACAATAGACAGCTAAAATTTTCAAGATTTCTCAATAAATAGATCTACATTAGAAGCACAAACGTTTTTAAAGCCGTTACAATAAACTCACTGTTCTCAAAGTGCCGCGGTAGGACTCCACGTAAGACTGGCTCTTAAACCAGGATGGCAGTTTTGTCCAGTCCTCTTTATGAAAAATCAAGTGAACTAAGCGATCGTTATCATTTGTTTCAAACTATCTTCTGCCTTTTTTCAATGTCCTATACATGATTATCAgttgtgccaagtttgaaaagAATCTGGACAGTTTATCCTTTTTTGGGGAATTGCTTTAGTTTATGTCAACCCAAATTACTATTTGGCTCGTCTCATTAAAAGTTTAACTTTTGGCCTACATGTACGTAGTCGATCTGCTGTTTCGCTTAATCTTGTGCAAAATATAAGTTTTGAAACTTGTAGATTTCATAAGAACTCTCTGTAGTCAAGTACAAAGAACGTAACAAAATTATTTACTTGTAGTAGATGTTTCAGAAGAAAGCATAATAAATTGTTGCACAAACAATACCACTCTACTTTTCTTCCAGTCTCAAAGACAACTACGGCCGCGTATTCTCGATAAAACTTGGAAGCTACAAGTTCGTTATGGCTTCAACTCCTGATGCTGTTAAGGAGGTGCTCATAAAGAAATCCGCTGACTATGCTGGGAGACAACAAACATACTCGTTAATGGAAGGAACACTTGGTATGTAATTGTAAACATTTAGGCGATCGTGATGTCGCTCTAATTTAAGTAAAAAATTCATAAATATTGAAAAGGCATCTCATAAGTTGCGTACATTTCACGTCCAAGGACCTTTGTTACACAATTTGTTCAAGACAAAACTCACTGGCGGGATTTGAGTTCAGTCTCAGGTAGTAAATATGGGGTTGAATCACATCCATCATTCATTATAGTTTAAATGTCTCGATCACCTTTTTGTACTGAGGTTGGTTTTCACACCAATACAAGACCAGAAAAACCGTCACTTGAAATCATTGCTATTAAAAAAAGGTGTCATATTTTCCCCTTTTCTGAATGTTTCAGGTGGTAAAGATATTATTTTTGGTAACTATGGTCCTGGCTGGAAGCTTCATCGCAAGCTGTTTACCACAGCTCTTCGCCAGTACCTCTCGGACATCCCCCTGATAGAAAGCCGCGTTAATACACAAGCCGAAAAGTTAGTTCTTTCCATGGAGAAACAGCAAGGACAACCCTTTGATCCTGCAGATTGCTTGATGCGTGCTGTTGCCGATGTCATTTGTGGCATCACATTTGGAGAAGGTTACGACACAACCAATCCAGATTTGAACAAGCTTTTGAAATTAAACGTAGACTCAGTAGCGAATGCTGATCTTTCTCAGATGGCAAcgattttagatttttttcccTTGGCACAGTACTTGCCAATAAAAGTTTATGAACGCTATTTAGGCCCCTTCTTTGAAATGTTTGATATAATTCGCAAATTTCTGAATGAACGGAAAAGGAATTTTGATCCAGAGAAACCAGTAAAAGATTTAATTACAGGTCTCCTTCATGCCAAACTTGAAGCTGAAAGTGAGAGCAATGAGGATAGAACCGCCCTCCTTACTAATGACTACTTTATCAACACGATTGAAGATATGTTTGCTGCAGGCTATGAAACCACAAGCACGACAATGAAATGGGTGCTAGCATTCTTAGTTAACTACCCAAAGTACCAAGAAACCATTCAACTGCAGTTAGATGAAGAAGTTGGTGACCATACTCCTTCTTTGGAAAACCGGACTCGTCTGCCTCTCCTCCAAGCGACCATTATAGAAGCCCTTCGAGTTGGAAACGTAGTTCCACTTGCAGTTCCTCATGTCACGCTCACAGACACAACCCTCTGTGGATACAAGGTTCCTAAAGATACCATCGTCTTTGTTGATACGGAATCCGTCCATTTGAATTCCAAATGTTGGGAAGATCCCACCGTTTTTAATCCGTACCGCCATATTGACGAGGACGGGCAGTTGATCACCAACCAAGGTAATTTCTTCCCTTTTGGAGCTGGACGCCGGGTTTGTGCAGGGGAATCTCTGGCGAAAGTTGagctttttttgttcttgtcgTGGATGCTTCAGAAGTTTACCTTTGTTGCCGAAGAAGATGGTTGTCCCCCAAAGTTGGAGGGAATTTTTAACCTCACCCAATTTCCAGTTCCCTACAAGATACGCGCGATCAAAAGAAAGTGGACATGAACCCTGTTATTCAGGGTTTCTACGATAGCAGGTATAAAGTAAAAGCACAGTCTTAATAATGTCTTAACATTACATGGGACGAAGAATTGGATTTACTCCACTTTTGATCTTTgtcaaaggtaaagtcaaaTATGGTAGTTGGCTTTGAATTCACCTTTGACGCGCTTCAATCAGTGCCGACAGATATATAACCTCTTTGCTTACTCCTTTGACCTTGGTGAAGGCGAAGCCAAATACGTAACAATTTTAACTTCACCTTTACGTACGTCACAGATGAACTCAAGGATGTGGTGGCTGTGCAACACTTTTGATGCTTGttaaaggtgaagtcaaataCAAAAACTTCACTTTATAACACTTTTGATTTGCGTCAAAGTTGACAGCCTATATGCAATGAATTATTTCTACGGTTCCAACACTCATGTCGAACTCTGATTAAAGCAAAGCTGTAATACTGTTTAAGAAGATTTAAGCGACAGGTTAAATACCGAACATGGTCTGTAATTACGGTAATCGCTATGTTATAACTATTTTTAAAGTGCCCTGGAATATGTATGTTTTCGAAGTAAAAACGTATTCTTCTGTGCTGCATTAAATGGACCATTTTCCTCTTGATGGATCAATACAAGATGATCACTACCAACGTAAAAACACCCTGTTTTTTGGGCGCGAAATGATGATGGGAACGTCATGTGGCCTGAAGTTTATTGGGAAAACGGCAAAACATACAAGGACGTCTATTGTAGCAGATAGATAAATAGAAATAACTCTGGGTTAGTTTCGGttcctttaaaacaaaaacaattaatgtgAAAAACGTGATAAACACCTCGTCACGAGCGTGGGACTAAGAAGAAGTCTCGGGTTCCCCAcagggtttgaacctacggccctCTGAACACcaggtaacctgagatcaggcgtgattttttttttctttttgcttctttgctccTTTGGACCGAGgggaaaaaataacgcctgatacatttatttaacaagccgtCAATCGCCCCCTAATTcacataatctaacgtctgcttTACCTGTCttgttattagccaatcagcgtttacaagacgggaatcaaattttggcgcgaataatgtctcttttgaaatcaattttagggaaaagaaaatttttaagtacgtccatgttcagatggcgcttcctaaaaaaaaatttcaaatgtgTTGTTTTTCTGATGAAATACTGCTTGCTGCAGCTGCTGTACCTTGacttaacagctacaaataatgaAGAATTTACTGGCAAGagctcgttgacttcgttctgtgccgaaacagtgaaaaaaaaattaggctgaagTACCATATTTTACGAACTGAAAGGagttgtgaaagcgaagatcgctccCAGGAGCTCGCTCCgaataattcgcaggtttctgaaggaggaattacagtcaaacctggtCAAGATTCCActcatgaattgattatttgaaaagtgaacccgtttgtcgcttcttAAACTGTgcagccggtatcaaattgcattcaaatgatgaTGGTGAATTTTTTACTACAACTTTTTAAtatacgatgagatggaaaatatttcaatggatgaaattcctatttaggcattcttcaaattcaagaaaactgggccggcagaaatttcaaaacgaactcgcgtgtgtattcactgctcatttggcaggcaaaaatgcagactgaaatcaacaacaactaacggatagCGGAATTTTGGCCAATCGTAACAGCGCAAATCATCCACATTGTTTCCtgtccaatcagaaaaaagtcaagattctggcttttttacatgtgatccgacaaagaaatgtGTCATGCCCTCTTTCCGTGAGAGACACAAAGGGATAacagggagagggcatgatctcaggctaaacACCAGGAGGATACTCTATCCACTTTGCAACATAAAAACTCTTGAAGGTTACATTTATATGAATGCATCCTGCATATTGTCCCCTGTTTGTGACAGGCTGATTATAACACCTGTAGCACTTATTTACCACATATTTATTCGTTTATCAAAGATAATAATGAACGTATGCTTAGTCGATAATCAAGTAGTTAGTGAGGTTTCAAACGGCGTGGGAGGCAGTCAAGGCAGGAAGtctaaaaacattttattaattGCGTGAAAAAGTTACATACATAGTAAGTAAATTGCAAATGTGCAGTTCAGGTCATTtcgtctttttcctttttgaaaggTTTAGAGGCAGACAATATTACTTTGAAAACAGCACCTTATCCCATGCTATAACAGAACTATACGCTATCAAAAAACTGGAAATTATTTACACATTCTGCAGaacaaaacaggatttactGGAAACAATttccccgccaaaaaaaaaaacggttcaCTTGTCACTTGTTTCCATGGTCTGTCTTTTCTAGTCCAGTAGGGCACCTctccctgggaacgaggttaggCATAGGGTGATTGTCTGTCGTAAGTGAGGGGTTGCGTGACTTTCCCTGCACAAAATAGATAATGGCGCAGTTGTTGTTGAGTGGTGCTCGACCTCAGCTTTACTGCATTGATCACTTGATTTGATAAGAACACCAGCATCTAAAATGGTACTCGCCACGATTGACAGTTTCCTAATCCTTGTTTCTACTGTTCATTTTACATTATCTGATGATACTGTACGAGTCCAGAAACATGCCAAGCGGTCCTCGCTTCACTTCTCTTCCCGTAGTAGGAAACGTTCTTTTTCTTGAAGGCGAAGGATCTCAACGAAGCATATCAAAGCAAGGTAGGGTAAGATATATGTGACGTCCACTTAACACTTTCCGGCGATTATTCACTGTATAGGACCGACTGAATATGCCACCCCTTATTATTGGAATAAATCTCTCACATTCCCTCCTAACTTAGCGTACACGTTAGCCTATTTTCGGATCGTAAGCTCTGTGAAAATGTGTAATGCCTGCCCATTTAATGGGGAAAGAGTAATCTATGAACGTAAAAAGTCTCAATATTTCCTGATAACAAATTGATTCGTTTCGGTTGATAGCtcgttttttttgtaaataactAGCCAACATTGTAACATGTGCTGAACCAAATACCCGCTAAAGTCGACCCAAACTATAAAATTCGACTGTTAATTCAGACCGTCGACCTTAAGGTGTGAGTGGCGTACTAGGGAACTGTAGTTTCAACTCAAATAGTCTCAAGCCCGTAAATCCATGTTGTGAGGTGTGTTTTGTTTCGATCTGCTGATAAGACGATCATGATCATATTGAGATTTACACAAGTTACAATAAAACCATAAATTATCAACCGGCTTCTtgtgtgaaaggtttgaacccaggagtcattccATAAGTAGGTCGAGTATCAGTGCCGAATCCAGACATTGAGATAACGGGGGAgtccggtcatccagaccttgagataaggaaGGGGGCGGGGGTCGGCAcggtctccaaaaattttttttcggcccttcaggcctcagtttggtctaaaaataaggagggGGCCCGGGCCACTACCCTGGATCCGCCAGTGAGTATGATCGTCCTGGTGAACGTTAACGAGTGAACATTACTTAGTCTAATAACATCGCAACTTAATCAGGACCAATCAGCTCAATGACCAGATTTTAATACCATccactgacgtgatacaactcactttgactctgaagatgactaccgcacaggttgtcgaaacgtcagtcactgtcaacaacaacagtcctattcataACTACGTTCATACTCAACTTGCTTATATTTCTTCTTGGTTACAATCTAAAAGTAGTCTTTAGGAAAACGGTTGTAAGCTATCCAGTTTCACTCTAGAAATCTACTTCGAAAACACTGCCAATGTATATTTTGACCTTCATCATAACGATCAAAAAAGTTCTTATTCTAGTCTCATGAAGATCACTAaatactaatatatagatttagccagggctaaaagcgaagctcccattaataaatttatcttttaaatcaaacaataaacttgtaatccacaaatcagttaacttaagggcacatacatgtgacttttgagggaaaggataagttattttagagtgaaacatcttacattgagttgatagcctaaatatatgtacacccaaaaaatagcaaacatcttctatcacattcaagagccatgatggctcttgatcacagtagattaggcctcgaaaacaaattcttagaaaacaaatcaggccgcatttttttgcgttcgacaggtttactttacaaattcttgtcaacaaatctgagggtgtgtaaaccaactttttatactttttatacatcacatctgagatgaaacagtactttttatcatacagacctcggacagaatacggcatttcacaatttttcaatgttcaggacgatcaatcgtgggcttttagcgaaaccgttcaaaaaatttccaaaatcacccatacggccagccggttctcattttgagtgcgagctgtcagtgtggtcgagtgtttggatgaactttaacagagttacgcttcaacataataacgaatttattatcattattttttgttatttaatggttccagttataacgatgtgtaatcttataaagcgtttgatacgcgcgacatttctaagtactcctgcaagcgatgttcatgaacgatgaaaacaaacaccacggacaagcgatcaaaattgcaagagagactactaacaatcaataaaagaaatataattcggtcaAACATTTaaagagacaacaattttcattcacgaagacaagtattaaagtgtctctaaaaatcctgagtctttaagcttaaagcttaagcttaaagcttaagcttaagtttattttgttttactttcagccggcctcccggtgtttgttttttttcaaagatgaactccacgaaacaagaaaatcactcatagttttctttctacagccaaacttataactaaatattcttggaacgtttttttttctatttgccgtgagaaaatatatctgaaggccttttaaagttctgtaagcttatatcaaacctgatactagatcagaccattgactcaaatctcaacaaacgtgcggcataaactgtgctcgacttcaagAAAATAgatgtaacaaaaacaaacaccaaatacaataattactcaggcttaccattcgagattcagtttctgaaagatatcaaggaggccatagttgcttgagacttttaaaccctcttacgtaTTGAACAAGGTGAAACACGAAAACGTTGCCATCCGAatcatccgaaatcgaattacctaATTTTGACAaacgacgcatttctcaaccaaaaacctaataaacaaaccagccatggataacagaagactcttgatagcagctgtatttcattttgtacatccagttgaaaaagacagttaaaaacatcacaagttgacacaaaactctgtcagcttttgctgtcaaagtaaacaactttcaagatgctgcataaattttccgcatgaactcacctgtcaaattttgaccaatcagagtaaaaaaattgaacgtagagcgtgaccaacgcgtgaccatggtaagaaaaggtcttccccgcctttatttttaaaaaagtggctgaattttcgcatccgaggtcagtttgaaatcaaaatcttgacagtgcggggccatagtgacataaacacaacatatttcatatgaatcattggaaaaatagacttgagcaggcgatcatttgaaactggtaatttgtcagcggataacttcaaaaaagtactcgacctcgatgggtcaacacttgagcccgcggtacggtcaggtgatactggtcagcggatatcctgttttgacagctgttaattgatcacaacattgacgtgcaattagttttctattgggctcccaaactagctagaaagtgtgagagtaaacattggtttccctgtggtgcggacggacggtcgtacggtcacgtgattaccaaattttctcggatgggtagattaccacatttccttagctatggggctccgtccacgcgcgcgcttcgcgcgcgggtggagctccgctataatttaTCTTAGTTGCTTTATTTGCAACACAGTTTAATAATGAATGAAAAAGTAAGCAACacataaatgaaaaagaagtaaATCTCTCTTTGGAACCAAAACCCTTTAACATTTCCAAGAAGTTAACTTTtattacagaaaccttgctctCGTGGATCTGACAAAACCCTTCTAGGAAAGCAGTACTAAGTGAAAGTAAGAAACTAGAACTTAGGAGGATTAAAACAGGAAGATACGACAATACCCCGTAGCTCAAAgataatagggagtttaagatacggcgactacggactacgactacggttaaacatgctactgcgcataatcaaaaccacgtgactgttcattttccccgcgtagtcctgcggctacggtgagttgttgagctgtttcgcgtagtcgggactacggagaacattttgctcgtattttgccaTCTCGGCAATTCAAGCttctcgtcttttcgtaaaagAGTTTTCAATTtacctgctttaagtgagagggaagcgaaatatgtaagttgtgtctaatttttGCTCAGATTTACGCCTTTAATCCGATGTagtgactacatttttatctagctaagctcatatttaaataagcttagctgtttatacgcagaattcagattgacggccgagaagaagagaaatcatgcaggtaatttactttctcttcgcacttgaaaagtttcaatgtttgttcgaactgattagtgtgtctttctacttgtgtaacctttgtttatgcgagtttttgtatcgcatttgctgaataaaaatgatgtaaacatcttcgagacaatcgaaactcggcattttAATGCTAcaaactacatcagatcagtagtcggagaagtccatcttctaaatccaataaatgagctattactatttctgtctgtttctttaatatttgacataagtatttataagcgaaaaaaataaaacctgtttAACGAAAACTTTGTTcaccaatttcacccgacgtaattgcttccttcaaatatggaagaatttgttcattgttctaaagataagatcacatgcaaaactgacttgcatttttgtgaactgtgatgaaaacaagaaaatctttgcgtgttgtttccctctccgcctcctctctcgtagtctactgtctgtagtgcaatcttaacgttctacgactcaacccagtgctacaaacaaaggacaatgctcgtccagccgtagttcgtagtccgtagtctccgtcATGTTAAACTCCCTAATGAATGAATTAATGGTAAGGCTAGAAATGTATAACCAAGCAGCCAGTGAGTTTTCTAAACGAGGAGGGAGGtctgaaaacatttttgttaattGTATGAAAACAACTACATTCCCTAGTTAATTTTTAAAGTGCGGTTTAGGTCATTTCGTTTTTTTACTATTGAAAGTTTAATTTAAAGTCAGGCAATGCTAGAAGTTAAAGCCTTTGAAAACGGGCATTTTATCTcatgctttaaaaaaatataggCAGTAATAAATTATGGACATTTTCTGCAGCATTTCGGCattaattttcccgccaaaacacTGAAGAGACGGATCACTGTCTCCATTTCCAGTCCACTGGAGCGTCTCTccagggacccgtttctcgaaagtcccgataattaacgggcccggtaagctgttgccgtttacattaaagaccGGGGTTTCAgaagttttgcatctaacatgataaagcTATcagataatgaaacaaaatggagtagtttttGTAGCCAGGACCggcgctcttattctttttatttctatttgaatatttgatttcgggcccgaaaagttaccgggactttcgagaaacgggcacCAGGAACGAGGTTGGGCACAGGTTGGGTTTTCAGGATTGCG from Porites lutea chromosome 1, jaPorLute2.1, whole genome shotgun sequence encodes the following:
- the LOC140949450 gene encoding steroid 17-alpha-hydroxylase/17,20 lyase-like gives rise to the protein MILYEFRNMPPGPRFTTLPILGNFLSLDLKAKKLNDAFQSLKDNYGRVFSIKLGSYKFVMASTPDAVKEVLIKKSADYAGRQQTYSLMEGTLGGKDIIFGNYGPGWKLHRKLFTTALRQYLSDIPLIESRVNTQAEKLVLSMEKQQGQPFDPADCLMRAVADVICGITFGEGYDTTNPDLNKLLKLNVDSVANADLSQMATILDFFPLAQYLPIKVYERYLGPFFEMFDIIRKFLNERKRNFDPEKPVKDLITGLLHAKLEAESESNEDRTALLTNDYFINTIEDMFAAGYETTSTTMKWVLAFLVNYPKYQETIQLQLDEEVGDHTPSLENRTRLPLLQATIIEALRVGNVVPLAVPHVTLTDTTLCGYKVPKDTIVFVDTESVHLNSKCWEDPTVFNPYRHIDEDGQLITNQGNFFPFGAGRRVCAGESLAKVELFLFLSWMLQKFTFVAEEDGCPPKLEGIFNLTQFPVPYKIRAIKRKWT